One window from the genome of Cucumis melo cultivar AY chromosome 10, USDA_Cmelo_AY_1.0, whole genome shotgun sequence encodes:
- the LOC103488888 gene encoding uncharacterized protein LOC103488888 — protein sequence MKFIMEFAEDLVLRLMEDPKERDRRFREHVYAVKDRCQKTKEMWSLPLRPYGFWTFDRHNSQLKWDPQISQVPGRRDPYDDLLQDFNNNSK from the coding sequence ATGAAGTTCATTATGGAGTTTGCTGAGGATTTGGTATTGAGACTTATGGAAGATCCAAAAGAGAGGGATCGCAGATTCAGAGAGCACGTATATGCGGTCAAGGATCGGTGCCAAAAGACGAAGGAGATGTGGAGCTTACCTCTTCGTCCTTATGGATTTTGGACGTTTGACCGCCACAATTCTCAGCTGAAGTGGGACCCACAAATTAGTCAAGTTCCTGGTAGGAGGGATCCTTATGATGATTTGCTTCAGGACTTCAACAATAACTCCAAGTGA
- the LOC103488887 gene encoding F-box protein At1g67340, whose amino-acid sequence MRTRTGLSYPPLQPTTFSSGNRKRKLHVAADRPFCRKRNKHSSDIKTPISDLFDSLPDDLVITILSNLCSAASSPSDFINILLTCKRLNNLGLNPMVLSRASQKTFAIRAKNWTESAHRFLKQCSDAGNVEACYTLGMIRFYCLQNRGSGASLMAKAAICSHAPALYSLAVIQFNGSGGSKNDKDLRAGVALCARAAFLGHIDALRELGHCLQDGYGVRQNITEGRRFLVQANARELAAVLSSEAASSVAASRSCLTWNTHPPHHRHVTGSGCPLLSDFGCNIPAPEAHPASQFLAEWFEARGGSPGNGLRLCSHVGCGRPETRRHEFRRCSVCGAVNYCSRACQALDWKLRHKMDCAPVERWLDDNGDVADDVADDIMEES is encoded by the exons ATGAGAACTCGAACAGGTCTATCTTATCCTCCACTTCAACCTACAACCTTTTCTTCCGGCAACCGGAAAAGAAAACTCCATGTTGCAGCCGACAGACCCTTTTGCCGCAAAAGAAACAAGCACTCTTCCGACATCAAAACACCCATCTCCGATTTGTTCGATTCTTTGCCGGACGACCTCGTCATTACTATTCTCTCTAATCTCTGCTCCGCCGCTTCTTCACCCTCCGATTTCATCAATATCTTACTAAC ATGCAAGAGATTAAACAATTTAGGACTTAATCCCATGGTTTTATCAAGAGCTTCTCAAAAGACTTTCGCAATTAGGGCAAAGAATTGGACGGAATCCGCTCACCGGTTTCTGAAACAGTGCTCAGATGCCGGAAATGTCGAGGCCTGTTATACACTTGGCATG ATTCGTTTCTACTGTTTGCAAAATCGTGGTAGCGGAGCTTCGTTAATGGCCAAGGCAGCGATTTGTTCGCACGCGCCGGCTCTTTACTCACTCGCCGTCATTCAGTTCAACGGCAGCGGCGGATCCAAGAACGACAAGGACCTCCGCGCCGGAGTTGCACTTTGCGCACGTGCAGCTTTTCTCGGCCACATCGACGCCCTTAGAGAGCTTGGCCATTGCCTTCAAGACGGTTACGGAGTTCGCCAGAACATAACGGAAGGTCGTCGGTTTCTCGTTCAGGCCAACGCGCGTGAACTCGCCGCCGTGCTATCATCGGAGGCAGCTTCTTCCGTTGCCGCATCGCGCTCGTGCCTCACGTGGAACACTCACCCTCCTCACCACCGGCACGTTACCGGCTCGGGATGTCCGTTGTTAAGCGATTTCGGTTGCAATATCCCGGCACCGGAGGCTCATCCAGCAAGTCAGTTTTTAGCGGAATGGTTCGAGGCACGTGGGGGGTCGCCCGGGAATGGGCTTAGGCTGTGTTCGCACGTGGGGTGTGGACGTCCGGAGACGAGACGACATGAGTTCCGTCGGTGTTCCGTTTGTGGTGCCGTTAATTACTGCTCACGTGCGTGTCAGGCTCTTGATTGGAAACTCCGCCATAAGATGGATTGTGCGCCGGTGGAACGATGGCTCGATGACAACGGCGACGTTGCGGACGATGTAGCCGATGATATCATGGAGGAAAGTTAA